The window GAACAGAGAGGGAGAAACACGACGATTACATCCCGAGATATGCTAAGTTTATTCAAAGTAAATCGGCTGCCGTGGAGTTTTATGTCGCGCCTGTGTTTCCGAAGATCCCCCGAGATTTCGGATACATCTGATATACAAGACCTGATAAACAAGGTTCCGCTGGTCTCGCTGGTGCTCTCCTCTTCCTTTTCCTTCTTCTTTCCCATCCTCGTCCTTGTCCATTTCGCCTCTACAAAACAAACGGGAGATGAAAACCACACGTTTCAGTCCGATAATCGAGTTATTATTTCAAGTGATGTTGTTTTTTACCGGAAAATgcgagttaaaaaaaattactttctctTATCTTTAAGTAACAAAGGTCTttgctttttttctaattgcctttttattgaattttatctaCTTCGAACCTACAGACAACTTTAAAtccaataaatacaaattagatTGGATGAaaatgaagaagaaaagaattgtGCGAATAAAAAAGCACAAACGGTAGACAGTCAGTCGAGTCGGCGCGACTAGACCTGTTTGTCTCGCGTCAACAACAACCGCGTTggtgaattttttaacatcaaaCGCATGATATTACGAGTTGCGTGATATTACTTATCGAAGacgaaaacaatatttttcgtgCGATCAATCTCCTCAGCTCCTCCATTTCCTccacgttttttttcttttcaggaACCACCGGGTCCGCCGATTCGCGCAAAGCGTGATTTGAAGCGTGTGCGAAGTTAGCGAAGTATCGATATCTCTTGTCTCGATCGGAGTATCGATAGTGCCGCGGCAGGCGCGCGAGGTGGCGATAACTCGACTCCAAAGTAATTCTCGGCGCGCGCGGCACCTTTGAATGCACGCTGGAGCTTATTCTGTACCGGCTGCCGACAACTATCGGTGTCGTTGCGCAGGCTTtttgccatataaaatatatgcacaACGACCGATACTTGTCGGTAAACGGTACAGAATTGAGTccagacttttgcataacgcataacgtatgtacataagcaAATTGAATGGTCCATAAGCAAGGTAcataagaaattcaaccaatcgaatttcttatgcatttatgttatgcgttatgcaaaagtctgtgcgAGGGCATAAGCATAGCATAAGCATAGCATAAGAGCTCTAGGCCAATAAGCATCTTATGTATATCAATATGGCGACTTTATACTGAGAACTGATTGGTTCATCGGTCTTATGCTATGCTTATGCAGCTTATGTCATTTTGTGTGTGATAGCCCAGCCTCTTCTGCTATAGGCTACCCCCTCCAACCGCTTGATACCAAATCCTCATTTCTGGCACCAGGCCGCACCACCGCTCCGCAGACGATCCCACCTGTGAATTGTGATCTGTGATCAGTGATTAGTGTTATATGGTGTTATACTGTGATCGCTTCAGGTCTTTCTGCGTCCTGTGATCTTCACGGACGTTGTCTCTACCCCGAAACGAGATCTTTCTCCCAATTCCCTTTCTCCACCAACGCGATGGACTTCGACGCGGAGACGTGTCTCAAGGACTGGAACGACCTGGCGCAGGACTACAAGGAACTCGAGGTAAGGATCCTGTTCGTCGCCGGACGGGATCGCGAGGTTAGGTCACCCATCTCCTCGCGTCACGTTCGCGCGATCACGTATCGCGATATCCGTGAACCGTACCCTAGACGATGGAAGGAGAGCAAAGAAGAGGGTTTCGCGGTTTCGGCGATTTGCGAACGTCACGTGACGCGTTCGCCTGACCTTGGTGATAAATCGATCACGCGCGAGCGACCTGGCGCttgtatttttcattaattaatatgctCTGATTAATATGCTGTATTTTAATAGAGGCAAATGatgctgtaaaattttaataattgcgaGTTATTGCGCGCGtccttgtaattatttttctgagtttaataatttttgcagaTTAGTATATATagtgaaactaaaaaaagaacgcaacataaatttcatatttataatataaaatatatataactaaattacatatgaatataattataaaagatgtaaaacataatgaaaagaaaacatatgaaaaataatggaattaaaaaaaagattattatcaaCTAGTCACGAATCATGAATCATGCTTGTATTTAGTGATTATCATTCATTAATTGATAATCAAGACATTGGAAGATATTGCTTATGTTTtaaagagatattttatttgattgcaGGCACTAAATAGggaatatatgataaaattggAAGAAATTGGTGAGCTACAAGCAAAATGTCTCAAAGGTATTTCCCATCAGAAGTACCGGATGGGGATAATATCCAAGTCTTTGAAACAGTAAGTTTaagacttttatatttttttgcaaaagaatAATTGAGAACTTTTAAGAATTTGATTACTTTTATGAAGCAATGTTTTTCTTGTTTAAGATATGTTGATAGGAATACTTGAAAtatctgtaattattatttaaaatattacatgtattctatgatttttatctatttccaGTTTAAAGAAAGATACACGGGAAGAATTGCAAAAATCTATGACAAGGAGAGAACAGCAGCTCCGAGAGATTGAACAAACATTACCTAAATCAAATGGcgtttatttacaaattattctaGGCAGTGTCAATGTCTCCATATTAAACAAAAGTGACAAGTATGTTATCACtattaagaaaatcaaatcTGATGCACTCTTATatcaaaactaattttatgttaatcgTTTACTTTCAGATTCAAATACAAAGATGAATATGAGAAATTCAAATTAGTGCTGTCGGTAATTGGATTTGTACTATCTGTATTAAATCTCTTTACCAATATAAGGTGAGatactatttatataattcattataattattctttgtattttctaaaacattaaatttttattataaaattattaaatttattactcagatttttatatgaaatctgtatatgtatttttataatctttattgtGTTTTCTTATGTTTCAGAACTTTAGAACTTAGTTTTATGTTTCTTCTCGTTTGGTACTATTGCACGTTAACGATAAGAGAAAGTATACTAAAGGTGAACGGATCGAAAATTAAAGGCTGGTGGAGATTTCATCATTT of the Monomorium pharaonis isolate MP-MQ-018 chromosome 11, ASM1337386v2, whole genome shotgun sequence genome contains:
- the LOC105831244 gene encoding transmembrane protein 120 homolog; translated protein: MDFDAETCLKDWNDLAQDYKELEALNREYMIKLEEIGELQAKCLKGISHQKYRMGIISKSLKHLKKDTREELQKSMTRREQQLREIEQTLPKSNGVYLQIILGSVNVSILNKSDKFKYKDEYEKFKLVLSVIGFVLSVLNLFTNIRTLELSFMFLLVWYYCTLTIRESILKVNGSKIKGWWRFHHFLSTVVSAVLLVWPNTGPWYQFRSQFMWFNVYISVVQYLQFRYQRGVLYRLKALGERDNMDITIEGFHSWMWRGLSFLLPFLFAGYVFQLYNAYTLYELSYHPAATWHVSVLSAMFLVLFLGNTITTIMVIPQKLVKERVKDHLFAFKPDRRKEGKTRDKDNKDEKSE